From a single Nicotiana tomentosiformis chromosome 2, ASM39032v3, whole genome shotgun sequence genomic region:
- the LOC104098771 gene encoding ubiquitin C-terminal hydrolase 12 isoform X7, whose translation MGASVFVLAISEITLFLGIIQQQEEEEMLVPHSDLVEGPQPLVEGPQPMEVAPAENASTGESQAADEPQASRFTWTIDNFSRLSVKKLYSEAFVVGSYKWRVLIFPKGNNVDCLSMYLDVADSSTLPYGWNRYAQFSLAVVNQINPKYSVKKETQHQFNQRESDWGFTSFMLLSDLYDPNKGYLVNDKVVIEADVAVRKVIDYWTYDSKKETGYVGLKNQGATCYMNSLLQTLYHIPYFRKAVYHMPTTENDMPSGSIPLALQSLFYKLQYSDTSVATKELTKSFGWDTYDSFMQHDVQELNRVLCEKLEDKMKGTVVEGTIQKLFEGHHMNYIECINVDFKSTRKESFYDLQLDVKGCRDVYASFDKYVEVERLEGDNKYHAEEHGLQDAKKGVLFIDFPPVLQLQLKRFEYDFMRDTMVKINDRYEFPLELDLDRENGKYLSPDADRSVRNLYTLHSVLVHSGGVHGGHYYAFIRPTLSDQWYKFDDERVTKEDLKRALEEQYGGEEELPQTNPGFNNTPFKFTKYSNAYMLVYIRESDKDKIICDVGEKDIAEHLRIRLKKEQEEKEDKRRYKAQAHLYTIIKVARDEDLREQIGKEIYFDLVDHDKVRSFRIQKQMPFNLFKEEVAKELGIPVQFQRFWIWAKRQNHTYRPNRPLTPQEELQTVGQLREVSNKTNNAELKLFLEVDLGLDLVPSPPPDKSKDDILLFFKLYDPEKEELQYVGRLFVKSTSKPIEILPKLNELAGFAPDQEIDLFEEIKFEPSVMCERLDKKASFRFSQIEDGDIICFQKKASPEVEEQVRFPDVPSYLEYVKNRQIVHFRALEKPKEDDFCLELAKSDTYDDVVERVAQRLGVDDPSKIRLTPHNCYSQQPKPNPIKYRSVDHLVDMLIHYNQISDILYYEVLDIPLPELQCLKTLKVAFHHSTKDEVEILNVRLPKQSTVGDVLNEIKSKVELSHPNAELRLLEVFYHKIYKIFPLTEKIENINDQYWTLRAEEVSSLDTRGGEKSWSP comes from the exons ATGGGTGCAAGTGTCTTTGTTTTAGCAATCTCTGAAATTACTCTTTTTTTGGGAATAATTCAGCAGCAGGAAGAAGAGGAGATGCTTGTGCCACATTCTGACTTAGTTGAAGGTCCTCAGCCCTTAGTTGAAGGGCCTCAGCCCATGGAAG TGGCACCTGCTGAGAATGCTAGTACGGGGGAGAGCCAAGCCGCGGACGAGCCACAGGCATCCCGGTTTACTTGGACAATTGACAATTTCTCTCGGTTATCTGTGAAGAAGCTATATTCTGAGGCTTTTGTTGTTGGTAGTTATAAATG GCGAGTGCTTATATTTCCAAAAGGAAACAACGTGGATTGTTTGTCAATGTATTTAGATGTGGCAGATTCATCTACATTGCCATATGGGTGGAACAGATATGCCCAGTTCAGCTTAGCTGTTGTAAATCAAATAAACCCCAAATATTCAGTGAAAAAAG AGACGCAGCACCAGTTTAACCAAAGAGAGAGTGACTGGGGCTTCACATCTTTCATGCTTCTAAGTGATCTTTATGACCCCAATAAGGGATATCTTGTAAATGATAAAGTTGTTATTGAAGCCGATGTTGCTGTACGAAAGGTCATTGATTACTGGACATATGACTCAAAGAAGGAGACAGGATATGTTGGGCTTAAGAATCAGGGAGCTACCTGTTACATGAACTCTCTCCTACAAACCTTGTACCATATCCCCTACTTTAGAAAG GCTGTGTATCACATGCCAACTACAGAGAATGACATGCCATCGGGGAGCATCCCGCTGGCTCTGCAAAGTTTATTTTATAAGCTCCAATATAGTGATACCAGTGTGGCGACGAAAGAATTGACAAAATCTTTTGGATGGGACACTTATGATTCATTCATGCAGCATGATGTGCAAGAATTAAACAGAGTGTTGTGTGAAAAGCTTGAAGACAAGATGAAG GGTACCGTTGTGGAAGGGACAATTCAAAAGTTATTTGAGGGGCACCATATGAATTACATAGAATGTATCAACGTGGACTTCAAATCAACGAGAAAAGAGTCATTTTATG ATCTTCAACTCGACGTCAAAGGCTGTCGCGATGTTTATGCCTCTTTCGACAAATATGTTGAAGTTGAACGTCTAGAAGGCGATAATAAGTACCATGCTGAAGAACATGGTTTGCAG GATGCAAAAAAAGGTGTACTATTTATTGACTTCCCTCCAGTTCTCCAGCTTCAGTTAAAAAGATTTGAATATGATTTCATGCGAGATACAATGGTTAAG ATAAATGACCGTTATGAATTTCCTCTAGAACTTGACCTTGATAGGGAGAATGGCAAATATTTGTCTCCTGATGCAGATAGGAGCGTCCGGAATCTCTACACACTTCATAG TGTGTTGGTTCATAGTGGTGGTGTGCACGGTGGACACTATTATGCTTTCATCAGGCCAACACTATCAGATCAATG GTATAAGTTTGATGATGAACGGGTGACAAAAGAAGACTTGAAGAGGGCTCTAGAGGAACAATATGGTGGAGAGGAGGAG TTGCCACAGACAAATCCTGGCTTCAATAACACCCCCTTTAAGTTTACAAAATACTCCAACGCGTACATGCTTGTTTATATACGTGAGAGTGACAAGGATAAAATAATTTGTGATGTCGGTGAGAAAGACATTGCGGAACACCTAAGG ATAAGGTTGAAGAAAGAACAAGAAGAGAAGGAGGACAAGAGAAGATACAAAGCGCAGGCCCACCTTTATACAATTATCAAG GTTGCACGTGATGAGGATCTTAGGGAGCAGATAGGAAAGGAGATATATTTTGATCTTGTTGATCATGACAAAGTTCGTAGCTTTCGAATTCAGAAACAGATGCCTTTTAACCTTTTCAAG GAGGAAGTTGCAAAAGAATTGGGTATCCCAGTTCAGTTCCAGCGTTTCTGGATTTGGGCAAAGCGGCAAAATCACACTTATCGGCCCAATCGCCCATTAACTCCGCAGGAGGAACTACAAACC GTTGGTCAGTTAAGGGAAGTTTCTAACAAGACCAACAATGCCgagttaaaattatttttggaagtgGACCTTGGCCTG GATCTCGTTCCTAGTCCTCCACCTGACAAAAGTAAAGATGATATACTCCTTTTCTTTAAGCTTTATGATCCTGAGAAAGAAGAGCTTCA ATATGTTGGTAGGCTTTTTGTGAAGAGTACTAGTAAGCCAATTGAAATACTTCCAAAACTGAATGAATTGGCTGGATTTGCTCCTGACCAAGAAATTGACCTTTTTGAG GAAATAAAATTTGAACCTTCTGTCATGTGTGAAAGACTAGACAAAAAGGCTTCATTTCGATTTAGCCAG ATTGAAGATGGTGACATTATATGCTTTCAAAAGAAAGCTTCTCCTGAAGTTGAAGAACAAGTCCGATTTCCGGATGTTCCTTCATATCTGGAATATGTAAAAAATCGCCAG ATTGTCCACTTTCGAGCACTGGAGAAACCAAAGGAGGATGATTTCTGTCTGGAGTT AGCAAAAAGTGATACATATGATGATGTAGTGGAGAGAGTGGCGCAGCGGCTTGGTGTGGATGATCCCTCCAAAATTAGGCTTACTCCACACAACTGCTACTCTCAGCAACCCAAGCCTAACCCCATCAAATATCGGTCCGTGGATCATTTGGTAGACATGCTAATCCATTACAATCAG ATTTCTGATATTCTTTATTACGAAGTTCTGGACATTCCTCTGCCAGAATTACAATGTCTGAAGACGCTCAAAGTTGCTTTTCATCATTCTACGAAGGATGAG GTTGAAATTTTGAATGTAAGATTGCCTAAGCAGAGTACCGTGGGGGATGTTCTTAATGAAATCAAATCAAAG GTAGAGTTGTCCCATCCAAATGCAGAGCTTAGATTACTCGAAGTCTTCTATCACAAGATTTATAAG ATCTTTCCGCTCACTGAAAAGATTGAGAATATAAATGACCAGTATTGGACATTGCGGGCAGAGGAGGTTAGTTCTCTAG ATACCAGAGGAGGAGAAAAATCTTGGTCCCCATGA